GGAGGGCGTCGAGATGGGGGCGGCCGATGCCCGGACGCTGGGCCTTTCCCTCATCGGCCTCCTCGCCCACCAGATAAAGGCGACGCTCGAGCTTGACAGGGCCGGCGGAACGCGCTACACCATCGTTTTCCGGGGCGGGGAGTAGCGCGAATTTATTTGTTGATTATTCACGGTTCGAATGTAGCATCTGCGTATCTTCTCCGTGATTTACGTCCCCGGCGGTCTCCGGTAATCGCGAAGGTAGCGGACCCTCCGGGCAACTCCACCGATTAAGGGGTATTCCATATGGCGACCGTTGCGAGGGCCTCGAAGAAGGAGATTTTCGGCTGGGCGATGTTCGATTTCGCCAACTCGTCGTACACCACCGTCATCGTCACCGTGGTCTTCAGCGTCATCTTTCCGCGGCTCATCGTGGGCGACGCGCCCGAGTACCGCACCGGCAATCTGCTCTGGAGCCTCTCGCTCTCCATGAGCTATTTCCTGGTGCTGCTCTCCGCGCCCGTGTTCGGCGCCATCATGGACTACACCGCCGCCAAGAAGAGGTTCCTCTTCGCGGCGACCCTGCTGACGGTGCTTGCCACATCATCACTTTATTTCGTGACTCCCGGCGCGGTGTATCTGGGGATGTTTCTCATCGTGATCTCGAACATCGGCTTCTCGCTCTCGGAGTCGTTCGTATCGAGCTTCCTGACCAACCTCGGGCCTCCCGAGGACCTTGGCAAGATCTCCGGCTACGCTTGGGGCTTCGGCTATTTCGGAGGCCTTTTTTCGACGGCGCTGGTGATGTTCGGGCTCGGCGCGATCACCATGGAGAACTTCCCAAGCCTTCGCTTCGTCGGTCCCATTACAGGCGCCTTCTTCCTGCTGGCGGCCATTCCCACCTTCCTGTGGGTGCGCGAGCCCGGGAAGCCGCGGACGCTTCCCGCCGGCCGCAGCTACGTCGGTATCGGTATCGAGCGCATCCGCAAGACCATCGTCGACATAAAGGATTATCGCGACCTCGCCATCCTTCTCGGGTCCTTCTTCTTCGCCTATGCGGGACTCTCGATCGTCATAAGCTTTGCGTTCATCTACGGCGACCAGGTGATCAAGTGGACGCCGCTGACGCAGATGCTCATGTTCGTCATCACGCAGTTCACCGCGGCCGGCGGCGCGTTTTTCTTCGGCCTCCTTCAAGACCGCTGGGGCCCCAAGCGCACCTTCATGCTGACGCTCGTGCTGTGGGTCATCGCCGTCACGCTCATCTACGGGGTCGACGACGTTACCGGCTTTCTCAACGGCCTCATGGGCACGTCGATCGAAACGCAGAAGATGTTTCTGGTCGTGGGATCGCTCGCGGGCCTCGGCCTGGGCGCCACGCAGTCGGCCTGCCGGGCAATGGTCGGAATCTTCGCGCCCGAGTCCAAGTCGGGCGAGTTCTTCGGCCTGTGGGGGCTTACCGGCAGGCTCGCCGCGATCTTCGGCCTCATGGGACTGGGCTTTTTACAGGTGTTGTTCGGGCTGAAGAACGCGGTGCTGTTGTGTTCGATATTCTTTGTCATCTCGATCTGCGTGGTCTTCTTCGTCAACGAGAAGCGCGGCCGTGCGGCCGCCGTTGAGCACGAAGGCGAGTGATGAACCTCTCGGTCATGGGCGTTTCCGGGAGCCCCGTTAAGAACGGCAATGTCGAGCTTTTCATGCGCGCGATGCTCGGCGAGGCGGCGCGGCGCGGCGCCTCGGTCGAGGCCGCGCACCTCTCGCGGCTCGACGTCCGCGACTGCGTGCACTGCAATTTCTGCCTGCGGAAACAGGAGCCGGGCCGCTACTGCTCCATCAAGGACGACGCGCAGGGACTCTTCGAAAATGCCGAGCGCGCCGACATCCTCCTGCTCGCAAGCCCGGTCTATTTCATGCGCACGAGCGGCCGCATGGCCTGTTTTCTGGACCGCCTGCGCGTCTTCGTCTTCGGAAACGTCGCCGGCGGAAGGATGCGCGACAAGATCGGCGTGAGCGCCGCGGTGGCCTGGGCGCGCCACGGCGGGTTCGAGACCACGCACCTGTCGCACCTGTACGCATTCCTCACCCTCGAGATGATACCCGCCAGCGCTCACGATTCCATAAGCCCGCTGGGCGCCTCGGCCGTGGCGAGCAAAGAGGGCGCCGGGGGATTCGACCCGGAGGTGCGCCTTGGCGCGGAACGCGACCTCGCGGGCATCGAATCCGGCCTGGCGATCGTCGCGCGCGCGATGGATCTCGCCGCGGTGATGAAGCGGGGAATGTGTTAGGCCCCGCCGAAGGAATAATCGCATGAAACTCACCCTGCCATACGGGCGAACGGGGCTCGAACTCGAGCTTCCCGATTCAGTCACCATCATTCGGGGAGCGGGCGCAGCGGCGCTTCCCGATCCCGTCCGCGCGCTTGCCGCGTCGCTCGAAAAACCGATCGAATCCGCGTCCCTGCGGGACCGAGTGAAGGGTAAAGACCGCGTGGCGATTGTCCATTCCGACATCACCCGCGCCACGCCGAACGGCCTCATCCTGCCGCCCATCCTCGAAGTCCTGGCGGCGGCGGGCGTGCCTGAACGTAATATTACGCTGATCAACGCCACCGGTATGCACCGGGCGCAGACCGACACGGAGCTGCGCTCCATGCTGGGCGACGATATCGTCGCGCGCCATAAAATCGTCCAGCACGACGCGCGTGATACCGCGATGCTCGTCCGTGCGGGCGCCACCTCTTCCGGAAACGAGTTGTACCTCAACCGCGCATGGATGGAGGCGGATTTCCGCATAGCGACCGGCTTCATAGAGCCGCACTTCTTCGCCGGGTACAGCGGAGGCCCCAAGGCCGTATTGCCGGGTGTAGCCGGAGAGTCGAACATCCTGTACAACCACCGCGCCTCGAACATCGATCATCCGCGCGCGACATGGGGCGTTACCGACGGCAATCCTGTATGGGAGGAGATGGCGGAAGCGGCACGAATCGCGCGTATGGATTTCCTCGTAAACGTTGCGCTGGACGGCGCCGGGAATATAACCGCGGTATTCGCGGGAAGCCCGGAGGCCGCGCACCGGGCCGGTTGCGCGCACGTTCGAGCGCACGCCATGGCGGTCGTCGACGCGCCGTTCGATATCGTGATAACGTCGAACAGCGGCTATCCGCTCGACCAGAACCTCTACCAGGCCGTGAAGGGGATGAGCGCCGCCGCCGGGGTTACGGCATACGGCGGCTCGATCATTCTGGCGGCCGCCTGCGAGGAGGGCCTGCCCGAGGGGAGCTGTTACGACCGGCTGCTCTCGCGCTTCCGCGACCCCGAGTCGTTCCTTACGGCGCTCGAGGACGGCGGCGTTTACGAGGCCGAGCAGTGGCAGGTGCAGGTGCAGGCGAAGATTCTTTTTAAAAACGAGGTGTTTCTCTACAGCGACGGACTCGCCGATTCCGAGATCGAGCGGGCGATGCTTCGCCCCTGTGCCGATATCCCATCAAAGCTTGCCGAGCTCCTCAAGCGCTACGGGGAGCGCGCACGCGTCGCCGCGCTCCCCGACGGGCCGCAGTGCATACCGTATGTGCGGTAGTTTGTTAAATTTATATTAGAGTTGTTGAGTAACTGGGAATGAGGGCCGTTTTACAAGTCTATTCTAAATAAAGCCGATCTCCGGTTCGGCTGAACGGCAGCGCGCGGGGAAAAGGCTCCGAAGCCTGCGGAACTCGGACAGAGCGGGGAAGACTCGGACAGAGCGGGGAAGACTCGGACAGTCCTCGGCTTCTCCGCCCTTTTCCCCGCGCGCTGCCGTGGCATGTTTGAATTAAAATGACCCAGCCGACCTCCATCAGTCGACAAGGCCGAGCGGTCTGCCGTATGCCATGTTCCTCCCGCGCGGACTCCGGGGCGGAAATTTTTAATCGAAATTTTAGAACATCAGGTACCCCTGCACCAGCAGAAGCTGGCCGGCCAGGTAGGTGCTCATGGTGTACACGCGCTCGTTCGCGATCTCGCGGGCGAACTTGTTGTAGGCGTTGATGATGTCCGAGACCATGAAGACGAAGGAGCCCGCCATCGCCGTAAGCACTCCGCCGAGCAAGGCCGATCCCATGGGAAGCACCGTGGCGGCGCCCATCGCCACGAAGATGACGGTGTAGGCGAGTATCGCTTTTTTCATCGCGCCAGCATGCGGCCCTATGAGCCGGTAGCCGAACACGCCCGTGGCGATATAGGGAACAAGGAGGAGCCATGCGGCCGCCGGGAACCTTTCCATCCCGGAAATATACGACGCGAAGACGATGATGTAAAAAACGTGTCCCAGCAGAAAAGCCACAAGCCCCGGCCGGAAGTAGCGCCGCGTTTTGTCTGGATCGGGAACCATCAGGAAGATGTCGCCCAGCCAGCCGAAACCTATCGCCGCGAGCATGAAGCCGTTGGGCGCCTCGGTGGAAAACAGGTAATAGAGCGCGAGCGCGGGCATTAGCAGGGGTTTCACGAAGTAGCGCCCCGGCATGTATTTGAATCCTTCGCTTACAACGTGCGCCGCCGCCAGCGCGATGAATACCACAAGTAAAACGGTTGGCGTCATTGAGGCACCTCCTTGTCTCAGGGTGTCGATCCGCTTATTAACGAACATCTACTTCTTTAGATCAATTCTTTTTCACTTACGCCGTTGTACCGCCCGCGGTGAATCGTCATCGAACGGCCGCTTCGAGACAGGGCCCGGTCGCGCTGTTCGCGGGCCGATCAGGCCTTTTTAAGCGCCTCAATGAGCTTTTTGAGATGCCGCTCGGTCGCGCGGATGATTTCCTCGGACGCTACGTCATCATGGTATTGCATGATGTCCTCCACAGTCAAGTGTAGTTTATTTCCGAACCTTCATGGCCTGCCGCTCTCACGCCGCGGGAAATATACCACCGGAAACGGGGGCCTTACACTTAATTAATCGGCAGGGGCGGAAAATCATAATTGACAAAAAATACACTAATATTATTTTACAACATACAAGCATATATAATGATATATAAAAATACAGTCATGCCCATTGGGGCGACACGTCGCATATTGATCTATGATAAGCACAGGAGGACGCAATGGCACTCAATCCGCTCGTCGATTCACGTGATCTCCGCTTCACCCTCTTCGAACTGCTCGAGGTCGACAAACTTACCGCGCTTCCGAAGTACGCCGACTTCGACCGGGGCATGTTCGAGGACGTCATTGACCTGGCCGAAAAGATCGCCGTGGAGCAGGTATACCCAATAAGCGCCGAGTCGGAAAAGCAGGGCGTTAAATACGATCCCGCCACCAAAAAGGTGACCGTGCCCGAGGGATTCAAGCCGGCGCTCAAGGCCTATAACGAGGCCGGTTTCATCGCAATACCCGAAGACCCGGAAATCGGCGGGATGGGAATGCCCGCCTGCGTCGCCATTGCCGCCAGCGAGATCTTCACCGCGGCAAGCCTGGCCTTTACGACGTATCCGGGCCTCACGCACGGCGCGGCGATGCTCATCGAGAGCTTCGGCAGCGACGAGCTTAAAAAGCAATTTATCCCGAAGATGTTTTCCGGGGAGTGGGGCGGTACCATGTGCCTTACCGAGCCGGACGCGGGCTCGGACGTTGGCAACCTCAAGGCGAAAGCGGTTCGCCAGGCCGACGGCACCTTTAAAATCACCGGGCAGAAGATATTCATCACCTCCGGCGACAACGACGTCTATTCGAACATCATCCACCCGGTGCTGGCCCGCATCGAAGGCGACCCGCCCGGGACCAAGGGCATCTCGATATTCATGGTGCCAAAGTTCCGCGTAAAGTCCGACGGAAGCCTTGGCGAGTTCAACGATGTCGTCTGCACCGGTATCGAACACAAGATGGGCATCCACGCCTCGGCCACCTGCACGCTCTCCTTCGGCGACAACGGCGACTGTATCGGCTGGATCCTCGGCAAAGAGCGGCAGGGCATGAAAATCATGTTCCAGATGATGAACGAGGCGCGCCTTGGCGTGGCCATGCAGGGCCTCGCGCTCTCAACCACGGCATATATGCACGCGGTCACCTACGCGAAGAACCGGATACAGGGCGTGCACGTAACGCAGATGCTCAACCCCGACGCGCCGAAGGTCTCCATCAGCCAGCACCCCGACGTCAAGCGGATGCTGCTGTGGATGAAGTCCCATGTTGAAGGCATGCGGATGCTGGTCTACTGTCTGGCGCACAATATCAACCTCATGCACGTGCTCGAGGGCGACGCGATGAAGGAGGTTCAGGGCCTTGTCGAAATCCTCATCCCCATTTGCAAGGCGGGATGCACCGACAGCGCGCTCTATGTCACCTCCGAAGCCGTGCAGGTCTACGGCGGCTACGGCTACTGCTCGGACTATCCCGTGGAGCGGTATCTGCGCGACGCAAAGATAACCGCCATCTACGAGGGCTCTAACGGCATCCAGTCCATGGACCTCACCATGCGAAAAATCCTCATGAACCCGGAGCAGTTCAACTTCACGACCTGGAAGAAGCGCGTGGCCGAAACGGTCGCGAAGGCGAAGGGTGTCGTCGAGGACAAGTATATCAATGTAGTGGAAAAGGGCATGGCGCGGCTCGACGAGGTGATCGAGTCGCTCAAGGCCGATATGGCGGGCGGCAAATTCCTCAACATCTTCGCCAACGCAACGCCGTTGCAGCAGGCCATGTTCATGATGTCGCTCGCGTGGGTGCACCTGTGGAGCCTCACCATCTGCATGCCGAAGATGAAGGGCCTGGTCGGCGACGCAAAGGGAGAGGAGCGCGAAAAGCTCCTTAACGACAACGCCGAGGCCGCTTATTATTCCGGGAAGGTGCTCTCGTCGCAGTTCTACCTGGGCGCCGAGTTCCCCAAGTTCTTCGGCAGGGCCGACGCCATACTCTTCGGCGAGATGTCCCCCGTCAAGGCGTCCGACGCGGTCTTCACCGGTGCGCCGCTCGAGTAGGATGCATCCTAAAATCATGCCGATAACAAAGGCCGTCCCGTGAGAGCGGGGCGGCCTTTCCGTTCTTGTATCAGCGAAAAACCGCGCCGGATAGGGGTGTCGGAGTATTATTTCCCGATTTTTCCTTGATTGATTCACGGTATATGTGTACACTTAATATGTGTAAAAGGAGGTTCCCGATGCCCAATATTACGCTGTCGCTGGACGAGGCCCTGTTAAATAAAGCGCGGGAACTGGCCCGCCGCCAGTCCACGAGCCTCAACGGTCTCGTCCGCGCGCTGCTCGAAGAGCGTGTTTCCGGGGAAAAGGAATTATGGCTTGAGGACGTGTTCGCGAGGACCGACAGCAGCCGTGTCGGCTCGCACGGGCGCAGGTGGAAGAGGGAAGACCTTTATGAAAAATAAGGTCTTTCTCGATACGAATGTGCTGGTATATTCGATCGATTCCGATGCCCGCAAGAAGAGGGATGTGGCCAGGACCCTGCTCGGGAACGTCTTTAAAGAGGGAAATGGATTTCTCTCCACCCAGGTGCTTCAAGAGTTCTTTGTCGCGGCGACCCGAAAGCTCGGCATGGAGCCGCTCGAGGCGAAGGAGCTTATACGGGCCTGGGGGCGCTATAACGTGATCACTGTCACCCGTGAGATCATCGAAGAGGCGGTCGATATTTCAATACTCAACCGGCTGTCGTACTGGGACGGAGCGATTATCGCCTCGGCCCGGGCCGCCGGGTGCGGTGTTCTCTATACTGAAGACCTCAGTCACGAACAGGTGATCGGCGGCGTGCGGATTGAAAATCCCTTTGCGTGAAGCGATCGACGGTCACGCGCTTTGAGCAACTCATTGCGCGCCGGAAAGCGGCGCATACCCTAAAACTTCGACAGGACCGGCTGTG
Above is a window of Spirochaetota bacterium DNA encoding:
- a CDS encoding MFS transporter, with translation MATVARASKKEIFGWAMFDFANSSYTTVIVTVVFSVIFPRLIVGDAPEYRTGNLLWSLSLSMSYFLVLLSAPVFGAIMDYTAAKKRFLFAATLLTVLATSSLYFVTPGAVYLGMFLIVISNIGFSLSESFVSSFLTNLGPPEDLGKISGYAWGFGYFGGLFSTALVMFGLGAITMENFPSLRFVGPITGAFFLLAAIPTFLWVREPGKPRTLPAGRSYVGIGIERIRKTIVDIKDYRDLAILLGSFFFAYAGLSIVISFAFIYGDQVIKWTPLTQMLMFVITQFTAAGGAFFFGLLQDRWGPKRTFMLTLVLWVIAVTLIYGVDDVTGFLNGLMGTSIETQKMFLVVGSLAGLGLGATQSACRAMVGIFAPESKSGEFFGLWGLTGRLAAIFGLMGLGFLQVLFGLKNAVLLCSIFFVISICVVFFVNEKRGRAAAVEHEGE
- a CDS encoding flavodoxin family protein — encoded protein: MNLSVMGVSGSPVKNGNVELFMRAMLGEAARRGASVEAAHLSRLDVRDCVHCNFCLRKQEPGRYCSIKDDAQGLFENAERADILLLASPVYFMRTSGRMACFLDRLRVFVFGNVAGGRMRDKIGVSAAVAWARHGGFETTHLSHLYAFLTLEMIPASAHDSISPLGASAVASKEGAGGFDPEVRLGAERDLAGIESGLAIVARAMDLAAVMKRGMC
- the larA gene encoding nickel-dependent lactate racemase, with the translated sequence MKLTLPYGRTGLELELPDSVTIIRGAGAAALPDPVRALAASLEKPIESASLRDRVKGKDRVAIVHSDITRATPNGLILPPILEVLAAAGVPERNITLINATGMHRAQTDTELRSMLGDDIVARHKIVQHDARDTAMLVRAGATSSGNELYLNRAWMEADFRIATGFIEPHFFAGYSGGPKAVLPGVAGESNILYNHRASNIDHPRATWGVTDGNPVWEEMAEAARIARMDFLVNVALDGAGNITAVFAGSPEAAHRAGCAHVRAHAMAVVDAPFDIVITSNSGYPLDQNLYQAVKGMSAAAGVTAYGGSIILAAACEEGLPEGSCYDRLLSRFRDPESFLTALEDGGVYEAEQWQVQVQAKILFKNEVFLYSDGLADSEIERAMLRPCADIPSKLAELLKRYGERARVAALPDGPQCIPYVR
- a CDS encoding lysoplasmalogenase, giving the protein MTPTVLLVVFIALAAAHVVSEGFKYMPGRYFVKPLLMPALALYYLFSTEAPNGFMLAAIGFGWLGDIFLMVPDPDKTRRYFRPGLVAFLLGHVFYIIVFASYISGMERFPAAAWLLLVPYIATGVFGYRLIGPHAGAMKKAILAYTVIFVAMGAATVLPMGSALLGGVLTAMAGSFVFMVSDIINAYNKFAREIANERVYTMSTYLAGQLLLVQGYLMF
- a CDS encoding acyl-CoA dehydrogenase, with protein sequence MALNPLVDSRDLRFTLFELLEVDKLTALPKYADFDRGMFEDVIDLAEKIAVEQVYPISAESEKQGVKYDPATKKVTVPEGFKPALKAYNEAGFIAIPEDPEIGGMGMPACVAIAASEIFTAASLAFTTYPGLTHGAAMLIESFGSDELKKQFIPKMFSGEWGGTMCLTEPDAGSDVGNLKAKAVRQADGTFKITGQKIFITSGDNDVYSNIIHPVLARIEGDPPGTKGISIFMVPKFRVKSDGSLGEFNDVVCTGIEHKMGIHASATCTLSFGDNGDCIGWILGKERQGMKIMFQMMNEARLGVAMQGLALSTTAYMHAVTYAKNRIQGVHVTQMLNPDAPKVSISQHPDVKRMLLWMKSHVEGMRMLVYCLAHNINLMHVLEGDAMKEVQGLVEILIPICKAGCTDSALYVTSEAVQVYGGYGYCSDYPVERYLRDAKITAIYEGSNGIQSMDLTMRKILMNPEQFNFTTWKKRVAETVAKAKGVVEDKYINVVEKGMARLDEVIESLKADMAGGKFLNIFANATPLQQAMFMMSLAWVHLWSLTICMPKMKGLVGDAKGEEREKLLNDNAEAAYYSGKVLSSQFYLGAEFPKFFGRADAILFGEMSPVKASDAVFTGAPLE
- a CDS encoding PIN domain-containing protein, whose product is MKNKVFLDTNVLVYSIDSDARKKRDVARTLLGNVFKEGNGFLSTQVLQEFFVAATRKLGMEPLEAKELIRAWGRYNVITVTREIIEEAVDISILNRLSYWDGAIIASARAAGCGVLYTEDLSHEQVIGGVRIENPFA